The following proteins are encoded in a genomic region of Synergistaceae bacterium:
- the ruvX gene encoding Holliday junction resolvase RuvX, with protein MTKRVLALDVGSVRIGVAVTDPLGLFAQGIDVWPVETPEENWREKLDASLKRYDPDLILIGMPRRTDGSYGPEAERIFALTEDLRAAYPHRRFETWDERYTTVIAQRALVEGNVSRKKRKEKVDKIAAALILQNWLDSGGGDFR; from the coding sequence ATGACAAAGCGTGTCCTGGCGCTGGACGTGGGAAGCGTGCGTATCGGCGTCGCGGTGACGGATCCCCTGGGGCTGTTCGCTCAGGGGATTGACGTGTGGCCGGTGGAAACCCCGGAAGAAAACTGGAGGGAGAAACTCGACGCGAGCCTGAAGCGTTACGACCCCGACCTCATCCTCATCGGAATGCCCCGACGGACGGACGGCAGTTACGGCCCGGAGGCCGAGCGAATTTTCGCCCTGACGGAAGACCTGCGGGCCGCGTACCCTCACCGACGTTTCGAAACCTGGGACGAGCGTTACACCACGGTTATCGCCCAACGCGCCCTTGTGGAGGGCAACGTTTCACGAAAGAAACGCAAAGAGAAAGTAGATAAAATAGCCGCCGCGCTGATCCTTCAAAACTGGCTGGACAGCGGAGGCGGCGATTTCCGCTAA